CCAACGAAGCGGACTTAATTATTGCTTTGGGTATGCGTTTCGACGATAGGGTTACGGGTAAAGTAACAACCTACGCCCCTAATGCAAAGAAAATTCATTTCGAGATTGATAAAGCTGAAATCAATAAGATCATCAAAGTAGATGTTACAGTGATGGGAAATGTTAAGGATACTTTAGCAAAAGTAACAGAATTGGTCAGTCCAAATGCGCATAAAGATTGGCGTAATAGTTTTAAATATATCGATGGAAAAGAGGAAAACAGGGTAATCAAAAAAGAACTTTACCCAGAAACAGGACCAATAACAATGGGCGAAGTATTAAGACATTTGAATGATATAACCAAGGGAGAAGCGGTTATTGTTACCGATGTTGGACAACATCAAATGATAGCTTCAAGGTATTATCAATTCAAGAATAAAAGAAGTTTTATCACTTCCGGAGGACTAGGAACTATGGGCTTTGGATTGCCTGCTGCTATGGGCGCTCAAATAGGAGCTCCAAACCGAGAGGTCGTTTCTATTTCTGGCGATGGCGGCTTTCAGATGACTATGCAAGAATTGGGAACTATTGCCCACAACAATGTGCCTCTAAAGATGATTGTTTTAAACAATAATTTTCTGGGTATGGTGCGTCAATGGCAAGAAATGTTTTTTGATAAACGCTATGCCTCCACAGAAATTACCAGTCCCAACTTTGTTTTGTTGGCCTCGTCCTATGGGATTGATGGTGAAAGAGTTAGTAAAAGAGAAACACTATATCAAGCCGTTGAGAAAATGATGAACAGTAAAAAGCCCTTCATCTTAGAAGTTGCCGTTGAAGCTAAAGGAAATGTTTTCCCAATGATCCCAGCAGGGTCGGCAGTTGATGAATTAGTTTATGGGGATGAAGAATAAATACAAAATCTATAAATAAATAACCATGATAGAAGAATTTACAATCGCTTTGTTTTCTGAAAACAGTATCGGAATACTCAACAGAATCACGATCAATTTTACCAAAAGAAAATTGAATATTGATAGTTTAACGGTTTCCGAATCGGCTATTAAAGGCGTCTATAAATTTACCATCGTTGTAAAATGCGATTTACATACAGTCGAAAATCTGGTTAAACAGCTGGATAAACAAGTAGAGGTTTTACGTACTTTCTTTTTACGTGAAAGTGAAGTTTTACATCAGGAAATGGCGATGTATAAAATTGAAACATCTACTTTTTTGGAATCCAATAAAGTAGAAAGTAT
This DNA window, taken from Bacteroidales bacterium, encodes the following:
- the ilvB gene encoding biosynthetic-type acetolactate synthase large subunit, coding for MNTLTLEEEKVEKKETKRVSGSEALILSLIAENVKTAFGYPGGSIMPIYDKLMDFEDQLHHVLTRHEQGAIHAAQGYARISGEAGVCLATSGPGATNLITGIADAFMDSTPLVCITGQVYSNLLGSDAFQETDVLGVSMPVTKWNFQITKAEEIAPAIAKAFYIARAGRPGPVLIDITKDAMLEEVDYYYEKCTKIRSYIPIPETKENKILQAVELIDQAKRPLAIVGQGVVLGHAEKELLAFVEKTGIPVASTLLGLSALPNKHKLYTGMVGMHGHAAPNIKTNEADLIIALGMRFDDRVTGKVTTYAPNAKKIHFEIDKAEINKIIKVDVTVMGNVKDTLAKVTELVSPNAHKDWRNSFKYIDGKEENRVIKKELYPETGPITMGEVLRHLNDITKGEAVIVTDVGQHQMIASRYYQFKNKRSFITSGGLGTMGFGLPAAMGAQIGAPNREVVSISGDGGFQMTMQELGTIAHNNVPLKMIVLNNNFLGMVRQWQEMFFDKRYASTEITSPNFVLLASSYGIDGERVSKRETLYQAVEKMMNSKKPFILEVAVEAKGNVFPMIPAGSAVDELVYGDEE
- the ilvN gene encoding acetolactate synthase small subunit, which gives rise to MIEEFTIALFSENSIGILNRITINFTKRKLNIDSLTVSESAIKGVYKFTIVVKCDLHTVENLVKQLDKQVEVLRTFFLRESEVLHQEMAMYKIETSTFLESNKVESIIRKYNARILEVTKDYTAIEKTGHKAETQRLFEELRPYGVLQFVRSGRVAITRLKKELLSEYLVKLEKKALAE